In Pseudomonas fakonensis, one DNA window encodes the following:
- a CDS encoding YbaN family protein — translation MTRIARSKLARLLYAILAYVSLGIGLVAIVIPGLPTTEFILLAAWAATRSSPRLSAWLENHRLFGPILYNWRNGKVIQRRAKVSATLSMLLCAGLMLTFLEHHWPVFLAIGGMALGNLWIWSRPERPTAPGSVAQ, via the coding sequence ATGACCCGAATCGCCCGCTCCAAACTCGCCCGCCTGCTCTACGCGATCCTGGCCTATGTCAGCCTGGGCATTGGCCTGGTGGCCATCGTCATTCCGGGGCTGCCGACCACCGAGTTCATCCTGCTGGCCGCCTGGGCCGCCACCCGCAGCTCGCCGCGGCTGTCGGCGTGGCTGGAGAACCACCGTTTGTTCGGGCCGATCCTGTACAACTGGCGCAACGGCAAGGTGATCCAGCGCCGGGCAAAAGTCAGCGCCACGCTCAGCATGCTGCTGTGCGCAGGGTTGATGCTGACCTTCCTCGAGCACCACTGGCCGGTGTTCCTGGCTATCGGCGGCATGGCCCTGGGTAACCTGTGGATCTGGTCGCGCCCCGAGCGGCCGACCGCGCCGGGTTCCGTCGCGCAATAA
- a CDS encoding CoA transferase gives MQPLLDTIAHSLNLTPTPVRWHGIGALPSAFAVSELAAASVGACGLALAELLAGQLDSCPLVQTDRRLASFWFAGSLRPQGWEPPPLWDAIAGDYQARDGWIRLHTNAVHHRAAALQVLACEASRESVARHVAQWDADALESAVVAAGGCAARMRSWLDWCDHPQGQAVNAEPLVLRETFNAPPLAWQGSETRPLAGIKVLDLTRILAGPIATRLLAAFGAEVLRIDPPGWDEPSVAAEVTLGKRCARLDLRSDQGQATFRQLLSEADVLVHGYRADALERLGLGSEVRRKLNPGLVDVSLNAYGWSGPWQQRRGFDSLVQMSSGIAHAGKRWQQAEKPVPLPVQALDHATGYLMAAEAIRGLGERLRSGQACRSRFSLARTAKLLIERGTVEEDLPLAAESTQDIATFTEHTPWGAARRLKGPLQVGEAVMGWERGACELGSASARW, from the coding sequence ATGCAGCCGTTGCTCGACACCATCGCCCATTCCCTGAACCTCACCCCCACTCCCGTACGCTGGCATGGCATTGGCGCCCTGCCCTCGGCGTTCGCCGTCAGCGAACTGGCTGCCGCCAGCGTTGGCGCCTGCGGCCTGGCCCTGGCCGAACTGCTGGCAGGGCAACTGGACAGCTGCCCGCTGGTGCAGACAGACCGCCGCCTGGCTTCGTTCTGGTTCGCCGGCAGCCTGCGCCCGCAGGGTTGGGAGCCACCGCCGCTGTGGGATGCCATTGCCGGCGACTATCAGGCCCGCGACGGCTGGATCCGCCTGCACACCAACGCCGTGCACCACCGTGCTGCGGCCTTGCAGGTGCTGGCCTGCGAGGCCAGCCGTGAGAGCGTCGCAAGGCACGTGGCGCAGTGGGATGCCGATGCCCTGGAAAGCGCCGTGGTGGCCGCCGGCGGCTGCGCCGCGCGCATGCGCAGCTGGCTCGACTGGTGCGACCATCCACAAGGCCAGGCGGTGAATGCCGAGCCGCTGGTATTGCGCGAAACGTTCAACGCCCCGCCACTGGCCTGGCAGGGCAGCGAAACCCGGCCGTTGGCCGGCATCAAGGTGCTCGACCTCACGCGCATTCTCGCCGGGCCCATCGCCACTCGCCTGCTGGCAGCTTTTGGCGCCGAGGTGCTGCGCATCGACCCACCGGGCTGGGACGAGCCTTCGGTGGCTGCCGAGGTAACCCTGGGCAAGCGTTGCGCGCGCCTTGACCTGCGCAGCGACCAGGGCCAGGCGACTTTCCGTCAGTTGCTCAGCGAGGCCGATGTACTGGTGCACGGTTACCGCGCCGACGCCTTGGAACGCCTGGGGCTTGGTAGCGAAGTACGTCGCAAGCTCAATCCCGGGCTGGTCGATGTCAGCCTGAACGCCTACGGCTGGAGCGGCCCCTGGCAGCAGCGGCGCGGCTTCGACAGCCTGGTGCAGATGAGCAGCGGCATCGCCCACGCCGGCAAACGTTGGCAACAGGCCGAAAAGCCCGTGCCGCTGCCAGTGCAGGCGCTGGACCATGCCACCGGCTACCTGATGGCGGCCGAGGCGATTCGCGGTTTGGGTGAACGGCTACGCAGCGGCCAGGCTTGCCGCTCAAGGTTTTCCCTGGCGCGCACGGCGAAACTGCTGATCGAACGGGGGACGGTCGAAGAAGACTTGCCGTTGGCGGCAGAGTCGACGCAGGACATCGCCACGTTCACCGAACACACGCCCTGGGGCGCGGCGCGGCGGCTCAAGGGGCCGTTGCAGGTGGGTGAAGCGGTGATGGGCTGGGAGCGGGGTGCTTGCGAATTAGGCTCGGCTTCAGCCCGCTGGTGA
- the arcD gene encoding arginine-ornithine antiporter, producing MSEPGQKLRLGALIALVVGSMIGGGIFSLPQNMAARADVGAVLIGWGITAVGMLALAFVFQTLANRKPELDSGVYAYAKAGFGDYMGFSSAWGYWISAWLGNVGYFVLLFSTLGFYFPAFGEGNTPLAIGCASLLLWAVHFLVLRGIKEAAFINQVTTVAKVVPLLMFIVIAAFAFRADIFTRDIWGLSNPKFGSVLEQVRNMMLVTVFVFIGIEGASVYSGRALHRSDVGKATVVGFLGVLALLVLVNVLSLGVMTQPELAGLQNPSLASVLEHIVGPWGALLISIGLAVSLLGALLSWALLCAEILFATARDRTMPRFLARENANHVPANALWLTNVMIQGFLLITLFSAGTYTSLIYLASSMILVPYFWSAAYAVLLALRGESYEGQPGLRRKDLLVAGVALVYAIWLLYAGGLKYVLLSALLYAPGVVLFARAKHEQGQRLFTGWEKLIFAGVLAGAGVAAYALYSGVLSL from the coding sequence ATGAGCGAACCCGGACAGAAGCTGCGCCTTGGTGCGTTGATCGCCCTGGTGGTCGGTTCGATGATCGGTGGCGGCATTTTCTCGCTGCCGCAGAACATGGCCGCACGCGCCGACGTGGGCGCGGTGCTGATTGGCTGGGGCATCACTGCGGTGGGCATGCTGGCGCTGGCGTTCGTGTTCCAGACCCTGGCCAACCGCAAGCCCGAGCTGGACTCGGGGGTGTACGCCTACGCCAAAGCCGGCTTTGGCGATTACATGGGGTTCTCGTCGGCCTGGGGCTACTGGATCAGCGCCTGGCTGGGCAACGTCGGTTACTTCGTGCTGTTGTTCAGCACCCTGGGCTTTTACTTCCCCGCCTTTGGTGAGGGCAACACGCCGCTGGCCATCGGCTGCGCCTCGCTGCTGCTGTGGGCGGTGCACTTTCTGGTGCTGCGCGGCATCAAGGAGGCAGCCTTCATCAACCAGGTGACCACCGTGGCCAAGGTGGTGCCGCTGCTGATGTTCATCGTCATCGCCGCCTTTGCCTTTCGCGCCGACATCTTCACCCGGGACATCTGGGGCCTGAGCAACCCCAAGTTCGGCAGCGTGCTGGAGCAGGTGCGCAACATGATGCTGGTGACCGTCTTCGTGTTCATCGGCATCGAGGGCGCCAGCGTGTATTCGGGCCGGGCGCTGCACCGCTCGGACGTGGGCAAGGCCACGGTGGTGGGGTTTCTCGGGGTGCTGGCGTTGCTGGTGCTGGTCAACGTGCTGTCGCTGGGGGTGATGACCCAGCCGGAACTGGCCGGCCTGCAGAACCCGTCGCTGGCCTCGGTGCTGGAACATATCGTCGGGCCCTGGGGGGCGTTGCTGATCAGTATCGGGCTGGCGGTATCGCTGCTCGGGGCCTTGCTGTCATGGGCCTTGCTGTGCGCCGAGATTCTCTTCGCCACCGCTCGCGATCGCACCATGCCGCGTTTTCTGGCCAGGGAAAACGCCAACCATGTGCCGGCCAATGCGTTGTGGCTGACCAACGTGATGATCCAGGGTTTTTTACTGATCACGCTGTTTTCGGCAGGCACCTACACCAGCCTGATCTACCTGGCGTCGTCGATGATTCTGGTGCCGTACTTCTGGTCGGCGGCCTACGCGGTGCTGCTGGCGCTGCGCGGCGAGAGCTATGAAGGCCAGCCCGGGCTGCGGCGCAAGGACCTGCTGGTGGCGGGGGTGGCGCTGGTGTATGCGATCTGGCTGTTGTATGCCGGCGGGCTCAAGTACGTGCTGCTGTCGGCGCTGTTGTATGCGCCGGGGGTGGTGCTGTTCGCCCGGGCCAAGCATGAGCAGGGGCAGCGCTTGTTCACCGGGTGGGAGAAGCTGATCTTCGCCGGGGTGCTGGCAGGTGCTGGCGTGGCGGCTTATGCGCTGTATAGCGGGGTGTTGAGCCTGTGA
- the arcD gene encoding arginine-ornithine antiporter has translation MSDSPGKLKLGALVALVVGSMIGGGIFSLPQNMAASAGVGAVLIGWAITAVGMLTLAFVFQTLANRKPDLDGGVYAYAKAGFGDYMGFSSAWGYWISAWLGNVGYFVLLFSTLGYFFPVFGEGNTPAAVIGASVLLWAVHFLVLRGIKEAAFINLVTTVAKVVPLALFALICLFAFKLDIFTADIWALGTPELGSVMNQVRNMMLVTVWVFIGIEGASIFSSRAEKRSDVGKATVIGFVTVLLFLVLVNVLSLGIMTQPELAKLQNPSMAAVLEHVVGHWGAVLISVGLIISLLGALLSWVLLCAEIMFAAAKDHTMPEFLRRENANHVPANALWLTNAMVQVFLVITLFSNSTYLSLIYLATSMILVPYLWSAAYAFLLAWRSETYEQALAERKKDLIIGGIALLYAIWLLYAGGVKYLLLSALLYAPGAILFAKAKREVGQPIFTNVEKLIFAAVVVGALVAAFGLYDGFLTL, from the coding sequence ATGTCTGATTCTCCCGGAAAACTCAAACTGGGTGCGCTTGTTGCACTTGTCGTAGGTTCGATGATTGGCGGCGGTATCTTTTCACTGCCGCAGAACATGGCCGCCAGTGCAGGCGTGGGGGCGGTGCTGATCGGCTGGGCCATCACCGCGGTGGGCATGCTCACCCTGGCATTCGTGTTCCAGACCCTGGCCAACCGCAAGCCTGACCTCGACGGCGGTGTATACGCCTACGCCAAGGCCGGCTTTGGCGACTACATGGGCTTCTCGTCGGCCTGGGGCTACTGGATCAGCGCCTGGCTGGGCAACGTCGGCTACTTCGTACTGCTGTTCAGCACCCTGGGCTACTTCTTCCCGGTGTTCGGCGAGGGCAACACCCCGGCGGCAGTGATCGGCGCCTCGGTGCTGCTGTGGGCGGTGCACTTTCTGGTGTTGCGCGGCATCAAGGAGGCAGCGTTCATCAACCTGGTGACCACCGTGGCCAAGGTGGTGCCGCTGGCGCTGTTCGCGCTGATCTGCCTGTTCGCCTTCAAGCTCGACATCTTCACCGCCGATATCTGGGCGCTGGGCACGCCGGAGCTGGGCAGCGTGATGAACCAGGTGCGCAACATGATGCTGGTCACCGTGTGGGTGTTCATCGGCATCGAGGGCGCGAGCATCTTCTCGTCACGGGCAGAAAAACGCTCCGATGTGGGCAAGGCCACGGTCATCGGCTTCGTTACCGTGCTGCTGTTCCTGGTGCTGGTCAACGTGCTGTCGCTGGGCATCATGACCCAGCCGGAGCTGGCCAAGCTGCAGAACCCGTCGATGGCTGCGGTGCTCGAGCATGTGGTCGGCCACTGGGGCGCGGTGCTGATCAGCGTCGGCCTGATCATCTCGCTGCTGGGGGCGCTGCTGTCGTGGGTACTGCTGTGCGCCGAGATCATGTTCGCCGCAGCCAAGGACCACACCATGCCGGAGTTCCTGCGCCGCGAGAACGCCAACCATGTACCGGCCAACGCCCTGTGGCTGACCAACGCCATGGTGCAGGTGTTCCTGGTGATCACCCTGTTCAGCAACAGCACCTACCTGTCGCTGATCTACCTCGCCACCTCGATGATCCTTGTGCCCTACCTGTGGTCGGCGGCCTACGCCTTCCTGCTGGCCTGGCGCAGCGAAACCTATGAACAGGCCCTGGCCGAGCGCAAGAAGGACCTGATCATCGGCGGCATCGCCCTGTTGTACGCAATCTGGCTGCTGTACGCCGGTGGCGTGAAATACCTGCTGCTCTCGGCCCTGCTGTATGCCCCTGGCGCGATCCTGTTCGCCAAGGCCAAGCGCGAGGTGGGCCAACCGATCTTCACCAACGTGGAAAAACTGATCTTCGCAGCCGTGGTCGTCGGCGCCCTGGTGGCAGCCTTCGGCCTGTACGACGGCTTCCTGACCCTCTGA